From one Portunus trituberculatus isolate SZX2019 chromosome 8, ASM1759143v1, whole genome shotgun sequence genomic stretch:
- the LOC123501135 gene encoding LOW QUALITY PROTEIN: uncharacterized protein LOC123501135 (The sequence of the model RefSeq protein was modified relative to this genomic sequence to represent the inferred CDS: inserted 1 base in 1 codon), with amino-acid sequence MAVSVSGGVERADMVTMRGEGVAVGGVATVTTDSAASQGLALPGQCRHPNGTGAGTGTPTGTPNGEAAQWKPAGQEASKMAKIRDVVENAASVSSKCVVESLLQQVAQLSDVEKFLLYLKLPVGRPPDADPLKQPLNPLGSRCEIQLTITWIKTHLEMNSEVSLPKREVYNEYMHYCTLNNIKALSTADFGKVMKQVFPGVRPRRLGQRGASKYCYSGLRKKWTLEPPDLPDLNDNMAKKNMLGVDCVVEEGEVDRAATCLVLEWAEKLCSVKFECVRDLALHLVNKNYVDNRSVAAFTLLSLADHKQGVLVGGGVGGGGKHRETQIQLQRKLQEKEHIREQKRKLQEQQPAVTKCNSSSGGGGGGSDRPKSRRRSGTQRNPSGDTHTPLTNGTPPPATKLAPSATNGTCETVGGGGGGDRSLLRCELENGGSGGGGGGGGGVGEGSVVGGVAIKQEDSLDFLESLTDEKVADGKCEEDQAAVVAALSLPPLRRSCSTPAGTLEAKKTSLGTCKVTLSKAGSGKKTLRLMSNPGTAPAKPPSPKPHFKVIQPMPDTATHWLSMELGTPQHHQQQQQQQQQQQQQQQQQQQQQQQQQQQLQQQQQQQHQQQQQQPQQQQQQQQLPTKVDSLLGATLTGQATLDIPVSLTHQIHTNHQQQQQQQQQQQLQQQQQQQQQQQQQQQQQQQQQQQQQQQQQQCQQTTGGVAVSGGGGGGGGSNNSSNGGNSHEAEEELMQYFHRNPVDLDETTQLSELRKLLQINLPSGLARGGTTRPMGGEGDMLEQEGVGVGGIRRRVSFQPSLEGAETLSLVGGQTVGSVPPSPNTRRTQFNFTPIGTSLEQTQGVSQCSSANASPFMSPRNTPLPRSRHNSGQTSSTYVTPRSTPFTPEQPGGGHPVPSESSTPFMSPIPTPLFPRSRHNSSQNLRTIYTPTCRSRHSSGAPSLRHAPYGADDPSGRRAGKFPSRHSSGSVPPSPSSAPLSPLVHDNSLHPQQDVAGLQLGGSSMLQLMLKSKPTPGPGHGGAGMNDLRRRHMSAGPTIHYQPQPPXFPVDPLAQEVTSVLTNPQPGTSAAQQAPANRPQSVPLLQMLNMPDSFAKSQPNTPLVGQPFSFSDYCSMSQASSYAPTPVPSEYNDFTLEIDPLLEANLQGDGAASVGLDPLDSLSLAGAQSGDLSALSDPLEVPPNINPFEAYQGDGGGVREPLEDRVLGEGVGVCMDPLRESHGSEGGEARDMQEPLMNPSSMLTLNALNRSATLESGAGTGLEDDFQPTLADLGDQEVFNSLVLEVNKD; translated from the exons tgtgtCCAGCAAGTGTGTGGTGGAGAGCTTGCTGCAACAGGTGGCTCAGCTCAGCGATGTGGAGAagttcctcctttacctcaagTTGCCCGtcggccgcccccctgacgctGACCCCCTCAAACA GCCGCTGAACCCCCTGGGCAGCCGTTGTGAGATCCAGCTGACCATTACCTGGATCAAGACACACCTGGAGATGAACAGTGAGGTGTCTCTGCCCAAACGAGAGGTGTACAACGAATACAT GCATTACTGCACCCTAAACAACATTAAGGCGCTCAGTACGGCAGACTTCGGTAAGGTGATGAAGCAAGTGTTCCCTGGCGTGCGTCCTCGGAGGCTGGGCCAGCGCGGCGCCTCAAAGTACTGCTACTCTGGCCTGCGCAAAAAATGGACCTTAGAACCACCAGACCTTCCCGACCTTAATGACAATATGGCCAAGAAAAatatg CTGGGGGTGGACTGCGtagtggaggaaggggaggtggaccGCGCTGCCACCTGTCTGGTTCTGGAGTGGGCGGAGAAGCTGTGTTCGGTGAAgtttgagtgtgtgagggaCCTGGCGTTGCATCTCGTCAATAAGAACTATGTGGACAACCGATCTGTGGCCGCCTTCACCCTTCTGTCCCTGGCTGACCACAAGCAgg GTGTGCTGGTTGGGGGAGGcgtcggaggaggagggaagcaccGGGAGACACAGATACAACTGCAGCGGAAGTTACAGGAAAAGGAACACATTAGGGAGCAAAAGAGGAAATTGCAG gagcaGCAGCCGGCGGTGACCAagtgcaacagcagcagcggcggcggcggcggtggcagtgACCGGCCCAAGTCTCGGCGTCGCAGTGGCACACAGCGCAACCCTTCCGGTGACACCCACACCCCCCTCACCAATGGCACCCCACCCCCTGCCACAAAGCTGGCACCCTCCGCCACCAATGGCACCTGTGAGAccgttggtggtggcggcggcggggacAGAAGCTTGCTGCGGTGTGAGCTGGagaatggtggcagtggtggtggtggtggtggtggtggtggtgttggggaggGCAGTGTGGTGGGGGGCGTGGCCATCAAGCAGGAGGATTCGCTGGACTTCCTGGAGTCCCTGACGGATGAGAAGGTGGCGGATGGCAAGTGTGAGGAGGATCAGGCAGCGGTGGTGGCCGCTCTGTCCCTGCCGCCCCTCAGGAGGAGCTGCAGCACCCCAGCGGGCACCCTGGAGGCCAAGAAAACCTCCCTGGGGACCTGCAAGGTGACCCTGTCCAAGGCCGGCAGTGGCAAGAAGACCCTGCGCCTCATGTCCAACCCAGGCACAGCACCGGCCAAGCCACCCTCACCCAAGCCACACTTCAAGGTGATACAACCCATGCCGGACACAGCCACACACTGGCTCAGCATGGAGCTggggacaccacaacaccaccaacaacagcagcagcagcaacaacaacaacaacaacaacaacaacaacaacaacaacaacaacaacaacaacaacaacaactgcagcagcagcaacagcagcaacaccaacaacagcagcagcaacctcagcagcagcagcagcagcaacagcttcCTACCAAGGTGGACTCCCTATTGGGGGCCACCCTGACAGGACAGGCCACACTGGACATCCCTGTCTCCCTCACCCACCAGATACACACcaaccaccaacagcagcagcagcagcaacagcaacagcagttgcagcagcagcagcagcagcaacaacaacaacaacaacaacaacaacaacaacagcagcagcagcagcagcagcagcagcagcagcagcagtgccagCAGACCACAGGAGGGGTGGCAgtgagtggcggcggcggcggcggtggcggcagcaataacagcagcaatggCGGCAACAGCCACGAGGCGGAAGAGGAACTGATGCAGTACTTCCACAGGAACCCGGTGGACCTGGACGAGACCACCCAGCTGTCTGAGCTGCGCAAGCTGCTGCAGATCAACCTGCCCAGCGGCCTGGCCCGGGGCGGCACCACGCGGCCTATGGGGGGCGAGGGGGACATGCTGGAGCAGGAAGGGGTGGGTGTGGGGGGGATCCGCCGCAGGGTGAGCTTCCAGCCCTCTCTGGAGGGGGCGGAGACCCTCAGCTTGGTGGGGGGCCAGACAGTGGGGTCGGTGCCCCCCAGCCCCAACACACGCCGCACACAGTTCAACTTCACCCCGATTGGCACCAGCCTAGAGCAGACCCAGGGCGTCTCGCAGTGCTCCAGCGCCAATGCCAGCCCCTTCATGTCGCCCCGCAACACCCCGCTGCCCCGCTCCCGCCACAATTCAGGGCAGACTTCCTCCACCTATGTGACGCCGCGCAGTACACCCTTCACCCCGGAGCAGCCCGGCGGGGGCCACCCAGTGCCCTCTGAGAGCAGCACCCCCTTCATGTCCCCCATCCCCACCCCGCTGTTCCCGCGCTCCAGACACAACTCCAGCCAGAACCTGCGCACCATCTACACCCCAACCTGCCGCTCCAGACACTCCTCTGGCGCCCCCAGTCTGCGCCATGCCCCATATGGCGCCGACGACCCCTCGGGGCGCCGCGCCGGAAAGTTCCCCTCCAGGCACTCTTCCGGCAGCGTGCCGCCCTCCCCCTCCTCAGCACCCTTGTCCCCTCTGGTGCATGATAACTCCCTGCACCCCCAGCAGGACGTGGCTGGCCTGCAGCTGGGCGGCTCCTCCATGCTGCAGCTCATGCTGAAGAGCAAGCCCACGCCCGGCCCGGGCCATGGCGGGGCCGGCATGAATGACCTGCGGCGGCGGCACATGTCAGCGGGCCCCACCATCCACTACCAGCCCCAACCCC CCTTCCCCGTGGACCCCCTGGCACAGGAGGTGACCAGCGTGCTCACCAACCCCCAGCCTGGCACCAGCGCGGCCCAGCAGGCCCCTGCCAACCGCCCCCAGTCCGTGCCGCTGCTGCAGATGCTCAACATGCCGGACAGCTTTGCCAAGTCGCAGCCCAACACGCCGCTGGTGGGGCAGCCCTTCAGCTTCTCTGACTACTGCAGCATGAGCCAGGCCTCCTCCTACGCCCCCACCCCTGTCCCCAGCGAGTACAACGACTTCACCCTGGAGATCGACCCACTGCTGGAGGCAAACCTGCAGGGTGATGGGGCTGCCTCGGTGGGCCTGGACCCCCTCGACTCCCTGTCCCTGGCCGGCGCTCAGTCCGGTGACCTCTCCGCCCTCTCAGACCCCCTGGAGGTGCCCCCCAACATCAATCCCTTCGAGGCGTACCAGGGGGACGGCGGGGGCGTGCGGGAGCCCCTGGAGGACCGGGTGCTtggggagggagtgggggtGTGCATGGACCCCCTGAGGGAGTCCCATGGCAGTGAGGGCGGCGAGGCGCGTGACATGCAGGAGCCACTGATGAACCCGTCCTCCATGCTGACCCTCAACGCCCTCAACCGCTCCGCCACGCTGGAGTCAGGGGCAGGGACGGGACTGGAGGACGACTTCCAGCCCACCCTGGCAGACCTTGGGGACCAGGAGGTGTTC